In the Populus trichocarpa isolate Nisqually-1 chromosome 1, P.trichocarpa_v4.1, whole genome shotgun sequence genome, one interval contains:
- the LOC7467665 gene encoding metalloendoproteinase 5-MMP, with protein sequence MMMPRCGVPDIIDGKTRMHAAGSYNIQYAYFDGAPKWPYTRGYLNWGLQPDIKIGFVNKSSHPGFADGVLGHACPPTDGTMYFNAGQNWSQDAVQGSYDIGTLGLHELGHFLGLNNHSSVEDAIM encoded by the exons ATGATGATGCCACGATGTGGGGTGCCGGATATCATTGATGGCAAAACTAGAATGCATGCCGCCGGTAGCTACAATATCCAATACGCATACTTTGATGGAGCGCCTAAGTGGCCATATACGAGGGGATACCTTAACTGGGGACTTCAACCTG ATATCAAGATTGGTTTTGTCAATAAGAGCTCTCATCCAGGTTTTGCTGATGGTGTACTCGGTCATGCATGTCCACCAACAGACGGGACCATGTATTTTAATGCCGGACAAAACTGGTCACAAGATGCAGTTCAAGGAAGCTATGATATTGGGACGCTTGGATTGCACGAGTTAGGTCATTTTCTAGGGCTTAACAACCATTCCTCAGTTGAAGACGCTATCATGTAG
- the LOC7456189 gene encoding uncharacterized protein LOC7456189 codes for MKQLLAHLGDRVCLKSHKVTNHQQVHHTIHRPNSKELITSKHMLAIHPKPKPRLRSWHPPIVANLQTISSLPFKSRVFPATKTTSTLNESNETERSSAGKIKRLVLSKEGRTKLNSYPDREFYSYPRFVTHVDDGFISTLTNLYQEMLRPDSEILDLMSSWVSHLPKQAVYKRIVGHGLNAQELARNPRLDYFFVKDLNQDQKLELESSSFDAVLCTVSVQYLQQPEKVFAEVFRVLRPGGVFIVSFSNRLFYEKAISAWRDGTGYSRIQLVVQYFQCVEGFTQAEIIRKLPAAAAGPQQEKSPFSWIMRLLGLVSGSDPFYAVVAYKNFKPVYE; via the exons ATGAAGCAATTGTTGGCCCATTTGGGTGATCGGGTTTGTCTTAAGTCACACAAAGTCACAAACCATCAACAAGTTCACCATACCATTCATCGTCCAAACTCCAAAGAGCTTATCACTTCAAAACACATGCTCGCCATTCATCCAAAGCCAAAGCCAAGGCTAAGATCATGGCACCCACCCATTGTAGCCAACCTTCAAACCATCTCTTCTCTTCCATTCAAATCAAGAGTATTTCCTGCAACAAAAACTACCAGCACTTTAAATGAAAGCAATGAGACAGAAAGATCATCAGCGGGCAAGATTAAACGCCTTGTTCTGTCCAAGGAAGGTAGAACCAAGCTTAACTCATACCCTGACAGAGAATTTTATTCCTATCCACGCTTTGTGACCCATGTTGATGATGGCTTCATTTCCACACTGACTAATCTATACCAAGAGATGTTGAGACCTGACTCGGAAATCCTTGACCTCATGAGCTCTTGGGTTAGCCATCTACCGAAACAAGCTGTGTACAAAAGAATAGTGGGGCATGGGCTCAATGCACAAGAGCTTGCCAGGAACCCAAGactggattatttttttgtgaaggaTCTCAATCAAGATCAAAAGCTGGAACTAGAGAGTAGCAGTTTTGATGCCGTTCTATGCACTGTTAGTGTGCAGTATCTCCAACAGCCAGAGAAG GTGTTTGCAGAGGTGTTTCGAGTGCTAAGGCCTGGTGGGGTATTCATTGTGAGCTTTAGCAATCGCTTGTTCTATGAGAAAGCCATTAGTGCATGGAGGGATGGCACTGGATACAGTCGGATACAATTAGTCGTGCAGTATTTTCAATGTGTGGAAGGGTTCACACAAGCAGAAATTATTCGAAAACTACCTGCAGCAGCAGCTGGGCCTCAACAGGAGAAATCACCCTTTAGTTGGATCATGAGGCTCCTTGGATTGGTGTCTGGATCAGATCCTTTCTATGCTGTGGTAGCTTACAAGAACTTCAAACCTGTGTATGAATAA
- the LOC7467664 gene encoding 28 kDa ribonucleoprotein, chloroplastic, with protein MAETRLMSVYRTTNTVFDTSIKSPFISITSKPIKVVFSTSFPSWVSLKTSNFSTFNTIPLVAQTSDWAQQDEEDTVTLGEESFGDGSEETFPEPPEEAKLYVGNLPYDVNSENLAQLFDQAGTVEVAEIIYNRETDQSRGFGFVTMSTVDEAEKAIEKFHRYDLNGRFLTVNKAAPRGSRPERPSVFKIAYRIYVGNLPWQVDDARLEQVFSEHGQVVNARVVCDRETGRSRGFGFVTMSSETELNDAIAALDGQSLDGRAITVNIAQERPRRGSF; from the exons ATGGCTGAGACCCGGTTGATGTCCGTATACAGAACTACGAACACAGTCTTCGATACATCAATTAAGAGCCCATTTATCTCAATAACCTCAAAACCCATAAAGGTCGTCTTTTCAACATCTTTCCCTTCATGGGTATCTCTCAAAACCTCCAATTTTTCGACTTTCAATACAATCCCTCTTGTTGCACAGACCTCAGATTGGGCCCAGCAAGACGAGGAGGATACAGTGACTCTTGGAGAGGAGAGTTTTGGAGATGGAAGTGAAGAGACTTTTCCAGAACCACCTGAAGAGGCTAAGCTATATGTGGGGAATTTGCCTTATGATGTTAATAGTGAAAACCTGGCTCAGCTATTTGATCAGGCTGGGACTGTTGAGGTTGCTGAG ATAATTTATAACAGGGAGACAGATCAAAGTAGAGGGTTTGGTTTTGTTACAATGAGTACAGTTGATGAAGCTGAGAAGGCCATAGAGAAGTTCCACCGCtat GATTTGAATGGAAGATTTTTAACAGTGAATAAGGCTGCTCCTAGAGGCTCACGGCCAGAAAGGCCAAGTGTGTTCAAAATTGCATATAGAATCTATGTTGGTAACCTGCCTTGGCAAGTGGATGATGCTCGTCTGGAGCAAGTATTCAGTGAACATGGACAGGTTGTGAATGCAAGGGTCGTTTGTGACCGAGAAACAGGCCGTTCACGTGGTTTTGGCTTTGTTACAATGTCCAGTGAGACAGAGTTGAATGATGCCATTGCTGCTCTTGATGGACAG AGTTTGGATGGCAGGGCGATCACTGTAAATATAGCCCAAGAACGTCCAAGGCGTGGCTCATTCTAG